The Patagioenas fasciata isolate bPatFas1 chromosome 35, bPatFas1.hap1, whole genome shotgun sequence genome has a window encoding:
- the LOC139826142 gene encoding uncharacterized protein: MGTTRTPPGPPAPPGPPGAPRDHQDTGDPPGTSGTSRTPLGHLGHPRDPQDTPGPPRPPGTSGTPGTPGPPGHPGTTRASGTPPGHPWDTWDTPGPPGPHWDIWDPQDTRDPPRASGTSRSCRTTGTTRTPLGPPGHPRTTRTPLGHLGPRRPPGPPQDHQDTLGHLGTPGTPPGPPGPPQTTRTPPGPPGHPGTPGTPPGPPGNPPGHPGHPGPSRPPRHHPGHFGTSGTPQDPLGPPQDIWDPQDPPGSPGTTRTPPRTPRTPQDPPGPPGPPWDTWDLGTPRTPLGPPGPPRIPRDHQDPPWDPQDPP, translated from the coding sequence atggggaccaccaggaccccccctggaccACCGGCaccaccaggaccccccggagccccccgagaCCACCAGGacaccggggacccccccgggacatcTGGGACATCCAGGACACCCCTGGGACATCTGggacacccccgggacccccaggacaccccgggACCACCGAGACCCCCCGGGACAtctgggacccccgggaccccaggacccccaggacacccaggaACCACCAGAGcatctgggacccccccaggacacccctgggACACCTGGGACACCCCCGGACCACCAGGACCCCACTGGGACatctgggacccccaggacacccgggacccccccagggcaTCTGGGACATCCAGGAGCTGCAGGACAACGgggaccaccaggacccccctgggacccccaggacacccccggaccaccaggacccccctgggacacCTGGGACCCCGCagaccaccaggacccccccaggaccaccaggacaccctgggacacctcgggacacctgggacccccccaggaccaccaggacccccccagaccaccaggacccccccaggaccaccaggacaccctgggacacctgggacccccccaggaccaccAGGAAACCCCCCAGGGCATCCAGGACACCCAGGACCTTCAAGACCCCCAAGACATCACCCAGGACACTTTGGGAcatctgggaccccccaggatcccctgggacccccccaagacatctgggacccccaggaccccccaggatcccccgggaccaccaggaccccccctaggacccccaggaccccccaggatcccccaggaccaccaggacccccctgggacacCTGGGAccttgggacccccaggacccccctaggacccccaggaccccccaggatcccccgggaccaccaggaccccccctgggacccccaggaccccccctag